A single window of Nicotiana sylvestris chromosome 3, ASM39365v2, whole genome shotgun sequence DNA harbors:
- the LOC138887621 gene encoding uncharacterized protein — translation MGSLVYISIRERPLAGDVQALAYQFVRLEISETSRVLACVISRSSLFDRIRERQYDDPYLLVLKDRVQHDNARDMAIGDDGVVRMHGWICVPNVDELRELILEEAHSLRYSIHPGAAKMYQYLRQHYWWRRRNKDIMGFVARCLNCQQVKYEHQRPGGLLQ, via the coding sequence atggggagtttggtgtATATTTCtattagggagagacctcttgcaggtgatgttcaggccttggcctaTCAGTTCGTGAGGCTAGAAATTTCCGAGACAAGTCGagtgttggcttgtgtgatttctcggtcttccttatttgatcgcatcagagagcgccagtatgatgatccttatttgcttgtccttaaggacagggttcagcaCGACAATGCTAGAGACAtggctattggtgatgatggggtggtgAGGATGCATggctggatatgtgtgcccaatgtagatgaacttcgggagttgattctagaagaggcccatagcttgcggtattccattcatccgggtgctgcaaagatgtatcagtatttgagacagcattattggtggaggagaaggAATAAggacattatgggatttgtagctcggtgtctcaattgtcagcaggtaaaatatgagcatcagagaccgggtggcttgcttcagtag
- the LOC138887620 gene encoding uncharacterized protein: MDVQSRHNQGEVLRCMLFTDDIVLIDEMRSGVNARLEVWRQTLESEGSKLSRTKTEYLECKFSDGTDDADVEVKLDAQVIPKRVSFKYLGSIIQGNEEIDEDVAHRIETGWMIWRIASSVLWDRNVPLRIKGKFYRVVVRPAMLYGAGCWPVKNSHLQKMRVAEVRMLRWMCGCTRRDRIKNETIRDRVGVAFVEDKMRESRLRWFGHVKRRSIDDPVRRCERLAMEILKRGRGRPKKYWG; encoded by the coding sequence ATGGATGTACAATCGCGACACAACCAAGGGGAGGTGCTTCGGTGCATGCTATTTACCGATGATATAGTGTTGATTGACGAGATGCGTAGCGGAGTTAACGcgaggttggaggtttggagacaaaccTTGGAGTCTGAAGGTTCCAAACTGAGTAgaaccaagacagaatacttggagtgcaaattCAGTGACGGGACCGATGATGCAGATGTAGAGGTTAAGCTTGATGCTCAAGTTATCCCCAAGAGAGTGAGTTTTAAGTATCTCGGGTCTATTATCCAGGGTAACGAGGAGATTGACGAAGATGTTGCACATCGCATCGAAACGGGATGGATGATATGGAGGATCGCTTCCAGTGTTTTATGGGATAGGAATGTGCCGCTAAGGATTAAGGGTAAGTTTTATCGAGTGGTGGTTCGACCGGCTATGCTGTATGGGGCTgggtgttggccagtcaagaactcccacctgcagaagatgagagtagcagaggtgaggatgttgagatggatgtgtgggtgtACCAGGAGAGATAGGATTAAGAATGAAACTATCCGGGACAGAGTGGGAGTAGCCTTCGTGGAGGACAAAATGCGGGAgtcgaggctgagatggttcggacatgttaAGAGAAGAAGCATTGATGATCCtgtcaggaggtgtgagaggttggccatggagattttgaaaagaggtcgaggtaggcctaagaagtattggggataG